A stretch of the Lolium perenne isolate Kyuss_39 chromosome 3, Kyuss_2.0, whole genome shotgun sequence genome encodes the following:
- the LOC127340062 gene encoding uncharacterized protein, protein MTFMLRPNRMYPPHDSHESVRLWNAGWFYEKNAPVPDVHEGLPQFVNEPPEELASWSFVPPLALTPTLEKAARRISWLVHDGLTGAQLTLSWFSRRIQPLRYNARLMCSYTGADDLLRVTRHDLPADSLKRRLKTLVKIPRGQQVPELFKDIYTNDQCPPLNTLAEDNFRTIIRVPVTSDTAEEAPEDDEEEEDQAPRKAAPRPTKRPRAKAPGSEAGASGEASAKKPKTTKPPPLDSRKAERARLRMLSTAGQGTRPIIPGAPNPKTAATRTTSQEPITKYMKKSPAVGPSTPVPPSASHPTPQPSPPQADPSPPPAANTPPEIIPVSSGHLEEEDPKAKSPAQEEAETQGQGDAEVTSEKAGEAAAT, encoded by the exons atgacgtttatgctccgccctaatcgtatgtatcctccccatgattcacacgagtccgtccgtctttggaacgccggatggttctacgagaagaatgctcctgttccggatgtccacgaaggccttccccagttcgtcaacgaacctccggaagaacttgcaagctggagcttcgtccctccactcgccctgactccaaccttggagaaagctgcgcggagaatctcctggctagtccacgacggacttaccggagcccagcttacacttagctggttttcccggagaatccagccccttCGCTACAACGCGCGGTTGATGTGCTCTTACACCGGggcggatgatcttctccgggttacccgccatgaTCTTCCGGCTGACTCTCTGAAAAGAAGactcaagacgctggtgaagattccgaggggccaacaggtcccggaactgttcaaggatatctacacgaacgatcagtgtcctccg ctcaatactttggcggaggacaacttccgcaccatcattcgcgtccccgttaccagcgacacggcggaggaggctccggaagacgacgaggaggaagaggaccaggcaccccgcaaggcggcccctcgacctacaaagcgtccccgcgccaaggctcccggctctgaagccggagctagcggcgaggcctccgccaagaagccaaagacgacgaaaccacctccgcttgactcaaggaaggcggagcgtgcgcgtctacggatgctctcgacggctggccagggcacacgccccatcattcccggtgcccc gaatccgaaaaccgctgccacgcggaccaccagccaggagcccatcacgaagtacatgaagaaatctccggctgttggtccctctactccagttccacccagcgcttcccacccaactcctcaaccgtcgcctcctcaggctgacccatctcccccgcctgccgcaaacactccaccggagataattccggttagcagcgggcacctggaggaagaagatcccaaggcaaaaagccctgcccaagaagaggcggaaacacaaggccaaggagatgcggaagtcacttccgagaaggctggagaggCGGCGGCGACATAG